The following are encoded together in the Ovis aries strain OAR_USU_Benz2616 breed Rambouillet chromosome X, ARS-UI_Ramb_v3.0, whole genome shotgun sequence genome:
- the FOXR2 gene encoding forkhead box protein R2 has protein sequence MDLKLKNPEFWYSFHGQIPGLLDWDMGNEFFLPCTTDQCPLAEQNLAKYRRQVMETPKVPQERGSSPGKDHPNSEPNLWMWVNPNIACSLDSQETPEPSKKKDLAHILLSPQLLAKDEVSNCSEATVTQSLPSSSSKQSPLQKQITSFSSDKERTEDETKEKNSNSSVTLQSPNKGECFQSQKLWQGNSQERKSWPRPPLNYSHLIALALRNSPPCGLNVQEIYSFTQQHFPFFWTAPYGWKNTIRHNLCFLDSFEKAPVSLEDGASARPRSGLWRLTKEGHRRFQEETRALASARRESIQQCMSHPDVMTSLFDL, from the coding sequence ATGGACCTAAAACTAAAAAATCCTGAGTTCTGGTACAGTTTCCATGGCCAGATCCCAGGGCTGCTGGACTGGGACATGGGAAATGAGTTCTTCCTTCCTTGCACCACAGACCAGTGCCCCTTAGCTGAGCAGAACCTTGCCAAATACAGACGTCAAGTAATGGAGACTCCAAAAGTACCTCAAGAGAGAGGATCCAGTCCTGGAAAAGATCATCCTAACTCTGAACCCAACCTGTGGATGTGGGTGAATCCCAACATTGCATGCTCCCTTGACAGCCAGGAGACCCCAGAGCCCAGTAAGAAAAAGGATCTGGCACACATACTTCTTTCTCCTCAGCTACTCGCAAAAGATGAAGTATCTAACTGCTCAGAGGCCACAGTGACGCAGTCCCTGCCATCTTCCTCCAGCAAGCAATCTCCCCTACAGAAGCAGATCACCTCTTTCTCCAGTGACAAGGAACGCACAGAAGATGAGACCAAGGAAAAAAATAGCAACTCCTCTGTGACCCTCCAGTCCCCAAACAAAGGGGAGTGCTTCCAGAGCCAGAAGCTATGGCAAGGCAACAGCCAAGAGAGGAAGTCCTGGCCTCGTCCCCCCCTCAATTATAGTCACCTAATTGCTCTGGCACTTAGAAACAGCCCTCCCTGTGGCCTCAATGTGCAAGAGATCTACAGTTTCACCCAACAGCATTTCCCCTTTTTCTGGACAGCTCCATATGGGTGGAAGAATACCATCCGCCACAACCTCTGCTTCCTGGACAGCTTTGAGAAGGCGCCAGTCAGCCTTGAGGATGGGGCCAGTGCAAGGCCAAGGTCTGGCCTCTGGAGGCTTACTAAGGAGGGACACCGCCGCTTTCAGGAGGAGACTCGTGCCTTAGCCTCTGCTAGAAGAGAGAGTATTCAACAGTGCATGAGCCATCCGGATGTTATGACTTCCCTCTTTGACCTTTAA